A window of Plasmodium brasilianum strain Bolivian I chromosome 8, whole genome shotgun sequence contains these coding sequences:
- a CDS encoding IMP1-like protein, whose translation MLIIFLKSLCMYVDMYVDIFYVKTGGTKNSSSSSSSSSSSSSSSSSSSSSSSSSSSSSSSSSSSSSSSSSSSSSSSSSSSSSSSSSSSSSSNSSSNSNSSISSSSSSSSRNDGKNLKEGGDKKPKNYLKGSEKNNDSVIGIAKKERNDNIREDAKKEKHYMPKTNVSEVKNKKRQDLVNDVDNKRSRCCALCFCCCDNEDEKLNELILEDERRKEEEERKRIKRLEEERIKMLEEEKRLKLLEEEKRLKLLEEEERLRILAEEEEKHKMKEEEEEEEEEEQKTKETKLIKKEIKPKIFLKKKVKLNFIGAASAPTPPDESACIGPSPEVKKTSVPVQEGVYLIYSPENNGQLEVYYSKTAKQGKGVIAYIQSKTIPDFYFQKNNGKEILLADVSRKMQSIYVNDLKPYYESYIKFIKMQKKFNGVLYFLPAFDAQPPPKVDIIFYDSKKKKLHFTPIEKPVEFNGDLLFVIQAGLQIFREEIDTEKLCSYIKAYGALLNLT comes from the exons ATgctgataatttttttaaaatctcTTTGCATGTATGTAGATATGTATGTAGATATTTTCTATGTTAAGACAG GAGGAACGaaaaatagtagtagtagtagtagcagtagtagtagtagtagcagtagtagtagcagtagtagtagcagtagtagtagtagtagtagtagtagtagtagtagcagtagtagtagcagtagtagtagtagtagtagtagtagtagtagtagtagtagtagtagtagtagtagtagtagtagtagtagtagcagtaacagtagcagtaacagtaacagtagcattagtagtagtagtagtagtagtagcagaAATGATGGA aaaaatttgaaaGAAGGGGGAGATAAAAAGCCTAAGAATTATCTGAAGGGGAGTGAAAAAAACAATGATTCGGTTATAGGTATtgcaaaaaaggaaagaaatgataatatCAGGGAAGATGCAAAAAAAGAGAAGCATTATATGCCTAAAACTAATGTAAGCGAagttaagaataaaaaaagacaagATTTAGTAAATGATGTAGACAATAAAAGGAGTAGATGTTGTGCTTTGTGTTTTTGCTGTTGTGATAATGAAGACGAAAAATTGAATGAACTAATTTTAGAAGATGAAAGACGaaaggaagaagaggaaAGAAAACGAATTAAAAGGTTAGAGGAGGAAAGGATTAAAATGTTGGAGGAGGAGAAAAGGCTTAAGTTGTTGGAGGAGGAGAAAAGGCTTAAGTTGTTGGAGGAGGAAGAGAGACTTAGAATATTGGCGGAGGAGGAAGAGAAGCACAAGATGAAGGAAGAggaggaagaggaagaagaggaagaacaaaaaacgaaagaaacaaaattaataaaaaaagaaataaaacctaagatatttttaaaaaaaaaagtaaaactaAATTTTATTGGTGCAGCATCAGCACCTACCCCACCAGATGAATCAGCATGTATTGGTCCATCTCCGgaagtaaaaaaaacatCAGTACCTGTGCAAGAAGgggtatatttaatttactcTCCTGAGAATAATGGACAGTTAGAAGTATATTATTCCAAAACTGCTAAACAAGGGAAAGGAGTAATAGCATACATACAATCTAAAACTATACCTgacttttattttcaaaaaaataatggaaaagAAATTCTTCTTGCGGATGTGTCTAGAAAAATGCAAAGCATTTATGTAAATGATCTAAAACCCTATTATGAAtcttatattaaatttataaaaatgcaaaaaaagtTCAACGGagttttatactttttaccCGCCTTTGACGCACAACCACCTCCAAAAGTGgatatcatattttatgaTAGTAAGAAAAAGAAG ctgCACTTTACCCCAATAGAGAAACCAGTCGAGTTTAATGGAGATCTCCTTTTTGTAATTCAGGCAGGGCTTCAAATATTCCGGGAGGAAATAGACACTGAGAAGCTTTGCTCCTACATAAAGGCATATGGGGCATTGTTAAATTTAACTTGA
- a CDS encoding CCR4-NOT transcription complex subunit 5 codes for MNDKSDQYKNNSIKKNEKKKNNNNKKLSLSSQKLLERNSFKLQELIEVSYKNCIKKSDRDLFRQYTPRMLWGNPCKYFPTTPLSEFQSPKLFEKLHLDTLFFIFYYQAGTYQQHLAAKELKKKSWKYHKKYTTWFLPYDNNVTISNDKMEQGTYLSFDYESTWSKQIKNDFSFDHKYLEDEITV; via the exons ATGAATGATAAGAGTGATcaatataagaataattccataaaaaaaaatgaaaagaaaaaaaataataataataaaaagttgtCCTTGTCATCTCAAAAGTTGCTCGAAAggaatt CATTTAAATTACAAGAATTAATTGAAGTGAGTTATAAAaattgcataaaaaaaagtgataGGGACCTGTTCAGACAATATACCCCCAGAATGTTGTGGGGAAACCcttgtaaatattttcctACCACACCGTTATCAGAATTTCAAAG CCCTAAACTGTTTGAAAAGCTCCACTTGGATacgttattttttatattctattaCCAAGCA GGTACCTATCAACAACATTTAGCGGCGAAAGAACTGAAAAAGAAATCGTGGAAATATCATAAAAAGTACACAACTTGGTTTTTACCTTATGACAATAATGTTACAATTTCAAATGACAAAATGGAACAAGGCACATATCTGTCTTTTGATTATGAATCGA CTTGGTCAAAACAGATAAAGAACGATTTTTCGTTTGATCATAAATACTTGGAAGATGAAATAACAGTCTAA